From a region of the Paenibacillus lutimineralis genome:
- the helD gene encoding RNA polymerase recycling motor HelD, whose protein sequence is MSNHDKERQAEQNRVEYVEDLIGTRISRLESEVGAIRGDVVSMRKDFWDEVTVNFSEADDVGETSTSLRQQSEVLSEREKRHQLAYNSLVKLKRLQQSPYFGRIDFAEQGENGEAIYLGIASLLEEDDETFLIYDWRAPISNLYYDSVPGPASYETPSGTIEGEMTLKRQFVIRGRDLKVMFDTGVTIGDELLQQVLGRSSDAQMKSIVATIQKEQNRIIRNDTSRMLIVQGAAGSGKTSAALQRVAYLLYKHRDTLRADQMILFSPNPMFNSYVSTVLPELGEENMLQTTFQEYLERRLGREFQLEDPFVQIEYVLSGEEDDSYQARMNGIRYKSSLLFFEAIGRYKALLEQKGMKFKPLRFMGREVVGAEAISERFYAYDPAITLANRCELLKEWMLKEIAAFAKEEVNQPWVEDQIQLLDTEDYQRAYQRMRRQQQKSNSQFSEYEEERTILGRMVVSERLKPLRKWIKSLRFVDVTKLYCQLFEQSEIAGEVHMDALPEDWSLICGSTISKIKAGELFYEDITPFLYLKEMILGFHSNHAIRHVIIDEAQDYSPFQLFFLKRLFPRARMTALGDLNQAIYAHSSVLQQSSVLIDLYGSDNSEQIVLQQSYRSTREIVEFTRGMLPGGEAILPFNRAGEKPEVIVVQGQDDLYAQIKQDVTALRNEGYESIAVICKTAEESKEVHEHLAKDLEARLIKKTTLSFEKGVHIIPAYLAKGVEFDAVLIFDGSNDKYTRESERKLFYTACTRAMHLLHVYSAGEPSRFITETDSQSFVRK, encoded by the coding sequence TTGAGTAATCATGACAAGGAGCGGCAGGCGGAGCAGAACCGGGTAGAATATGTTGAGGATCTGATTGGAACGCGTATCTCTCGCCTGGAATCAGAAGTTGGAGCGATTCGTGGTGATGTCGTATCTATGCGAAAGGACTTCTGGGATGAGGTTACGGTTAACTTCAGCGAGGCGGATGATGTAGGGGAGACTTCAACAAGTTTAAGACAACAATCCGAAGTGTTGTCTGAACGTGAGAAGCGCCATCAGCTCGCTTATAATTCACTCGTGAAACTGAAACGATTGCAGCAGTCACCTTATTTTGGCCGCATCGACTTCGCAGAACAAGGAGAAAATGGCGAAGCAATTTATCTAGGGATAGCTTCATTGCTTGAAGAAGATGATGAGACATTTCTGATTTATGACTGGCGTGCACCGATATCGAATTTATATTATGATAGCGTCCCTGGTCCAGCCTCATACGAGACGCCTTCCGGCACGATTGAAGGAGAGATGACACTCAAACGGCAGTTCGTCATCCGCGGGCGGGACCTGAAGGTGATGTTCGATACGGGTGTGACGATTGGGGATGAATTGCTGCAGCAAGTGCTTGGGCGAAGCTCAGATGCGCAGATGAAGAGCATTGTGGCAACGATCCAGAAGGAGCAGAACCGCATTATCCGTAATGATACTTCACGTATGCTGATTGTCCAAGGTGCAGCAGGCAGCGGTAAGACTTCAGCTGCGCTGCAGCGTGTGGCTTATTTGCTATACAAGCATCGTGACACGCTTCGTGCCGATCAGATGATCCTATTCTCTCCGAACCCGATGTTCAATAGCTATGTATCCACGGTATTGCCGGAACTCGGGGAAGAGAATATGCTGCAGACGACATTTCAGGAGTATCTGGAGCGACGTCTTGGCCGGGAATTCCAGCTGGAGGACCCATTCGTCCAGATTGAATATGTATTATCCGGCGAAGAGGATGATTCTTATCAGGCCCGTATGAACGGAATTCGCTACAAGTCCTCACTACTGTTCTTCGAAGCGATCGGCAGATACAAAGCGCTGCTTGAGCAGAAAGGCATGAAATTCAAACCGCTGCGCTTTATGGGACGGGAAGTCGTTGGGGCCGAAGCTATCTCGGAACGCTTCTATGCTTATGACCCGGCGATAACCCTGGCCAATCGTTGTGAACTGCTTAAGGAATGGATGCTTAAGGAGATTGCTGCCTTCGCTAAGGAGGAGGTTAACCAGCCTTGGGTTGAAGATCAAATCCAGCTTCTTGATACCGAGGATTATCAGCGCGCTTACCAGCGGATGCGTCGTCAACAACAGAAAAGCAATAGTCAATTCAGCGAATATGAAGAAGAGAGAACCATTCTGGGGAGAATGGTTGTCAGCGAGCGTCTGAAGCCGCTACGTAAATGGATCAAATCGCTGCGCTTTGTCGACGTAACGAAGCTGTATTGTCAATTATTCGAGCAGTCGGAGATCGCAGGGGAGGTCCATATGGACGCTTTGCCAGAGGACTGGTCTCTCATTTGCGGGAGCACCATTTCTAAGATCAAGGCCGGAGAGCTATTCTATGAGGACATTACGCCATTCCTCTATCTAAAAGAGATGATCCTAGGCTTCCACTCCAACCATGCGATCCGTCATGTCATTATTGACGAGGCACAGGATTACTCACCATTTCAATTATTTTTCCTGAAGAGATTGTTCCCGCGTGCACGGATGACAGCTCTCGGCGATCTCAATCAGGCGATTTATGCTCATTCCTCTGTACTACAGCAGTCGTCTGTGCTGATCGATTTATATGGATCGGATAACAGCGAGCAGATCGTATTGCAGCAGAGCTACCGCTCGACCCGGGAGATCGTTGAGTTTACGCGTGGTATGCTGCCGGGGGGAGAGGCGATCCTTCCGTTCAATCGTGCTGGCGAGAAGCCGGAAGTGATTGTTGTACAAGGTCAGGATGATTTGTACGCACAGATCAAGCAGGATGTTACAGCACTGCGGAATGAGGGCTATGAATCGATTGCTGTCATTTGCAAGACTGCAGAGGAGAGCAAAGAAGTTCACGAACATCTCGCCAAGGATCTGGAGGCCAGACTAATTAAGAAAACGACGCTATCTTTCGAGAAGGGGGTTCACATTATCCCGGCTTATCTGGCTAAGGGAGTGGAATTCGACGCCGTGCTTATTTTTGATGGCTCGAATGATAAGTATACCCGCGAATCGGAGCGCAAGCTGTTCTACACAGCTTGTACGAGGGCAATGCATTTGCTGCATGTTTATTCGGCAGGTGAGCCAAGTCGATTTATTACGGAGACGGATTCACAATCCTTTGTAAGAAAATAA